The Diceros bicornis minor isolate mBicDic1 chromosome 24, mDicBic1.mat.cur, whole genome shotgun sequence region agggAAGACGGAAGGGGACCCACcttgaggagggggagggaacaAGCACCCCCTCACTGTGACaggaggggagagtgggaggaggagtGTGGACGTGGGCAGCTCAGCACTGGGCCTCTGAAGGGCATCCTGTCTGGTTACTTTCTTGTGCCCATTCAGGTAGGAAAAGAGGCCATTGGCTGAGAGGCAATGGAGGAAGGAGACTGGAACCTCTGAGTGGAGGAAAAGAGTCTGAAATAGATGCCCGGAAGTGGCAGCCTCAAGCCCAGCTGAAGAAACATTTCGCATTGTCAAGATCTGTGACCAGGAATTTAAGGTGATATTTTAGATCCCTGGTGTGTGACCGTGAATTCAACACTGGACACAACTTTGAAAAAAATCGCATCTTGCACCAATCTGAACTTACAAAGCAGGTGAATTAGCTGCTGCTCGCATCTCTGTAAAAagatatctttttccttttttttaccaGCAAGAGTCACTgcatttcacttaaaaatatcttaaggGTGGCAAACAATATGATTGACAGGATTGAGAGGCAAAACAATGCTAGATAACACAACGAAATCAAAGAAAACGATAAAGTTTTGGATCCACTGGTCTATGGGAAAATGGGATATAATGACAAAAAATGCATTTTTGCCGACTTATACCTTTTAGAAAACACGAGGGCAAGCGTTACCCAAAATGGGAATTCGTGCACTTAATAAACCTTACCTTTGAAGAAAATGTAGTTTAGGAGAAAGATGAAGGTATGAGGATGCAAAGAGGTGACTATTTCCTCAATTCTGTGGTTTAGTCTTTGAGCCACATACTGGTTTATTTGCTTCTTGGCTATGTCTCTATGTCGAAAGTCTGTCAACTGGGTTTCCACTTCGTATAACCTCTCTGTCTCCAGCAGAAACTTTGGGTTAATCCTTCTGTTGTTATCGATAAAGAGAAAGTCCCTGTGCTTCAGTTGCCTGCCCCTATTCAGCTCGTTCAGCGTCTGGACCACCCTCTGGAAGCTCAGGTGCACGTCCCACGCTCTGACTTGTCTGAGGTCAAATCCAAGGCCCACAACAAGGTTGGAGAGTGTCGTGGATCTGGTCCCCAGGGAGATCATGGCCAAGGTGGTGGAGATGCTCTCAGGCGAGATGATGAAATTCTTTCTGTGATGCTCAAATGACAGAGTCTCGAACAACTTGCAGGCAAAAGCCTCATCGTCAATTCTTATCTTCTGGGAGAGAGGTGAAATTTTCCTTGATGAATCCTGTTTCGGATTTTGTTGTGTTTCACAGAAGATGCTATTAAAAAGGCCATAGAGGATGAGGACCAGAGAGAGAGCCACGTGCATTTTCTTGTGGGACATTTCTGCAACAATCCAGAGAGCTATTATTGGAAGGAAGAGGTACATAGGTGACCATTCCATGGAATGAGGGGTTTGAAATGTCAAGGGGTTTGAAAAGTGGCTCCTTATTACCTGGGTGCTGTTTACCTGGGTGGGGCACTATTGATCTTGATTGGAGGGTGCTAGCTAAGTCTAGTGAGGAAAGGCTAAAGGATTTTGGAACAAGACTTCAGACAAATTAAAGATAAGTGAACTGATGACAAGTGATCCAGTTCTGCCTCTGGTCTGTGCTGCAAGTGGGTCTTTGTTCAAGTCCTTTCCCCATCCTGGCCATAGAACTCCTTGTCGCTATGGCTCTCTATGACACCATTCcacactgggtttttttttttttttttttttttttggcttttctttcttttttttatacagGGTTCAtgacaaaatcttaaaaaaagtGTGGAAAGGGAAGAACCACAAGGAGAGTAAAACAAGGATTGCAGATTCAAATGCCTATGGAGATCTGGCCAGAAATACACACGTGTCAAGCTAGTGTAATGAAATGAGGAGCACTTGGGACTACAGCAAATGGAGAGTTGTGCCTGGGCCAAGGGGGGCAGTGCTACCCAGCTCCACCTGTGATTACCACGTGGGAGTGCTGGCTCAGTGGTGCTAGATTCTTTCGTGTTTCTGAAGAAGCTGAAAGTCCAGATTTTTCCATGAAAAATTCAATCTTGTCAAAAGCACTTGCTAGCAGCAGAAAGCCCAGATGTAGGCCAGATCTGGCTTCACAGCTGCCAGTGCGATTTCTGAAATAAAGCCCAAGTGGTGCTCAGGTGACCTGGACATCTGCTGAACCAAGGGCCTGGCAAAGGTCATCTTGGGAAATCCTGGTCACCTCACTAAGACCCTCCTAGTCTTCACAGCTACTGCCCATGACCCATTGTCTAGGTAAAAACTCCTCTGTGTCCCCAAATGTGCCCCCCATAATTGACTGAGCCTAAAAGTCAGGCCTTGAATCTGCAGGGTGGTCTAATGGTGGGATTTATGGCACCACCCACGGGCAGGGAGAACATGTGAACCATGAGCTGAGTTTGCGTTCAAGTTTAATCTCTTTGGGACAGGGCCATGTCTTCCTCGTCCTTGTTTCCTATAATATCTAGCACAGCTCTGGGCACAGAGTCCACTTCTCTGCATCATCACTGCCACCACTGGCATCCCTTGTCATGGCCACTGAAATAGCATCTGTTATGGCCCAAAGGtttgtgtccctcaaaattcCTATATTGAAGCCCCAACCCtgaatgtgatggtatttggagggagGGTCTTTGGGcggtgattaggtttagatgaggtcacgagGGTCCCGTATCTATGGCCATATATTAGTGCCCATATAAAAAGGGACACCAGAGCATTGGCTCTCCCCTGCCTCTGTCCCTGCATGTATGCCCACAAAGATgaggtcat contains the following coding sequences:
- the LOC131421184 gene encoding uteroferrin-associated basic protein 2-like, coding for MSHKKMHVALSLVLILYGLFNSIFCETQQNPKQDSSRKISPLSQKIRIDDEAFACKLFETLSFEHHRKNFIISPESISTTLAMISLGTRSTTLSNLVVGLGFDLRQVRAWDVHLSFQRVVQTLNELNRGRQLKHRDFLFIDNNRRINPKFLLETERLYEVETQLTDFRHRDIAKKQINQYVAQRLNHRIEEIVTSLHPHTFIFLLNYIFFKGLWEVAFPTRFTQKENFFFEEKTTVQVDMMRKTERMIYNRAQNLFATVVKIPYTGNVSLVLVLPDAGRFDFVVKELAARRARPLQSSDTRLVHLVLPKFKISSRINLKRVLLKIGIEDIFSRRANFSGITEEVFPTAFEAIHEARLEVNERGLIKATAEDVSLKTAQHNVPADATVVKFDRPFLFFVEDELNQRQLFVGQVFNPSA